Proteins encoded in a region of the Bacteroidales bacterium WCE2004 genome:
- a CDS encoding aspartyl-tRNA synthetase, protein MYRTHTCGELRLADKGKNVTLAGWVQKSRKLGGMTFIDLRDRYGITQLVVEGEAAPELVEAASGLGREFVIQATGEVLERQSKNPKMPTGEIEIKLSAIRILNKSVTPPFTIEEQSDGGEDLRAKYRYLDLRRPPLQRALALRHRLAQEIRSYLDAQGFMEIETPYLIKSTPEGARDFVVPSRMNPGTFYALPQSPQTFKQLLMVAGYDRYFQIVRCFRDEDLRADRQPEFTQIDCEMSFVEQEDVLNTFEGMMRQMFKNALGVEIPNPLPRMSWYDAMDFYGSDKPDIRFGMKIHEVTKLVQGCGFSVFDGADYIGGIAVSGCAEYTRKQLDELTEWVKRPQVGAKGLVYIRLNADGTVKSSVDKFYTPEQLQAVAAACEAKAGDLVLILCGPKRKTQTQLGVLRIEMGNRLGLRDPHVFAPLWIVDFPLLEWSEEDGRFYAMHHPFTAPKPEHEKWFYSDKKEDLERVCANAYDFVLNGTELGGGSIRIHEAAMQERMFEVLGISKEDAEYKFGFIINAFKFGAPPHGGLAFGFDRVCALFGGQETIRDYIAFPKNNQGRDVMIDSPSRIDDAQMEELFLSSTYVEPQP, encoded by the coding sequence ATGTATAGAACCCACACTTGCGGCGAGCTGCGCCTCGCCGACAAAGGCAAGAATGTAACCCTCGCGGGATGGGTGCAGAAATCCCGCAAACTCGGAGGCATGACCTTCATCGACCTGCGCGACCGCTACGGCATCACGCAGCTCGTCGTCGAGGGCGAAGCCGCCCCGGAGCTCGTTGAGGCGGCCTCCGGCCTGGGCCGTGAATTCGTGATCCAGGCCACGGGCGAGGTCCTCGAGCGCCAGAGCAAGAATCCCAAGATGCCCACCGGCGAGATCGAGATCAAGCTCTCCGCCATCCGCATCCTGAATAAATCCGTCACCCCGCCGTTCACCATCGAAGAGCAGAGCGACGGCGGCGAGGACCTGCGGGCCAAGTACCGCTACCTCGACCTGCGCCGTCCGCCCCTCCAGCGCGCCCTTGCGCTGCGCCACCGCCTGGCGCAGGAGATCCGCTCCTACCTGGACGCCCAGGGCTTCATGGAGATCGAGACCCCCTACCTGATCAAGTCCACGCCGGAAGGCGCCCGCGACTTCGTGGTGCCGTCCCGCATGAACCCGGGCACGTTCTACGCCCTTCCGCAGAGCCCCCAGACCTTCAAGCAGCTGCTGATGGTCGCCGGCTACGACCGCTACTTCCAGATCGTGCGCTGCTTCCGCGACGAAGACCTGCGCGCCGACCGCCAGCCGGAGTTCACGCAGATCGACTGCGAGATGTCCTTCGTGGAGCAGGAAGACGTGCTCAACACCTTCGAGGGCATGATGCGCCAGATGTTCAAGAACGCCCTCGGCGTCGAGATCCCCAACCCGCTGCCGCGGATGAGCTGGTACGACGCGATGGACTTCTACGGCTCCGACAAGCCCGACATCCGCTTCGGGATGAAGATCCACGAGGTCACCAAACTGGTCCAGGGCTGCGGCTTCTCCGTGTTCGACGGCGCCGACTACATCGGCGGCATCGCCGTGAGCGGCTGCGCCGAATACACCCGCAAGCAGCTCGACGAGCTGACCGAGTGGGTGAAGCGCCCGCAGGTGGGCGCCAAGGGCCTCGTCTATATCCGGCTCAACGCCGACGGGACCGTCAAGTCCAGCGTCGACAAATTCTATACGCCGGAGCAGCTGCAGGCTGTCGCCGCGGCCTGCGAGGCCAAGGCCGGCGACCTGGTGCTGATCCTCTGCGGTCCCAAGCGCAAGACGCAGACCCAGCTGGGCGTGCTGCGTATCGAGATGGGCAACCGCCTGGGCCTGCGCGACCCGCACGTGTTCGCCCCGCTGTGGATCGTGGACTTCCCGCTCTTGGAGTGGAGCGAGGAGGACGGCCGCTTCTACGCGATGCACCACCCGTTCACGGCTCCCAAGCCGGAGCATGAGAAATGGTTCTACTCCGACAAGAAGGAGGACCTGGAGCGCGTCTGCGCCAACGCCTACGACTTCGTGCTCAACGGCACCGAGCTCGGCGGCGGCTCCATCCGTATCCACGAGGCCGCCATGCAGGAGCGCATGTTCGAGGTGCTCGGCATCAGCAAGGAGGACGCCGAATACAAGTTCGGCTTCATCATCAACGCCTTCAAGTTCGGCGCCCCGCCCCACGGCGGCCTGGCGTTCGGATTCGACCGCGTCTGCGCCCTCTTCGGCGGGCAGGAGACGATCCGCGACTACATCGCGTTCCCGAAGAACAACCAGGGCCGCGACGTGATGATCGACTCCCCGTCCCGGATCGACGACGCGCAGATGGAGGAACTTTTCCTGTCTTCCACCTACGTCGAGCCGCAGCCGTGA
- a CDS encoding RNA polymerase sigma-70 factor, ECF subfamily, which produces MDEQELASRCHRGDNAARRELYETYGSRLLSLCRRYAVDAADAEDLMQDSFVKIFRVIGRFRWTRPGSLYSWMARVALNLAFDSARKRKRIARDLVDVDGLKGEVADEPDYEQTASVPAEAIHRMIAALPDGYRTVFELYCFEELSHKEIADLLGIKEKSSSASLARARAILARSIRQYLDGDGTAPAQ; this is translated from the coding sequence ATGGACGAGCAGGAACTGGCCAGCCGCTGTCATCGGGGCGATAACGCTGCGCGGCGGGAGCTGTACGAGACGTATGGCTCCAGGCTCCTCTCGCTGTGTCGCCGCTATGCCGTGGATGCGGCAGACGCGGAAGACCTGATGCAGGATTCCTTCGTCAAGATATTCCGGGTAATCGGGCGCTTCCGCTGGACGCGGCCCGGTTCCCTCTATTCCTGGATGGCGCGCGTGGCGCTCAACCTGGCCTTTGACTCCGCCAGGAAGCGCAAGCGCATCGCCCGGGACCTGGTGGACGTGGACGGGCTGAAGGGCGAAGTCGCCGACGAACCGGACTACGAGCAGACGGCTTCCGTGCCCGCCGAGGCTATCCACAGGATGATCGCCGCCCTGCCGGACGGCTACCGCACCGTGTTCGAGCTCTACTGCTTCGAGGAGCTCTCGCACAAGGAGATCGCGGACCTGCTCGGGATCAAGGAGAAGAGTTCTTCCGCCAGCCTGGCGCGCGCCCGGGCCATCCTGGCCAGGAGCATCAGGCAGTATCTGGACGGAGACGGAACGGCTCCGGCGCAGTAA
- a CDS encoding arabinan endo-1,5-alpha-L-arabinosidase, whose protein sequence is MKTRNILLAGAFALVSMSAAAQVGAPYIHDPSTIAECDGKYYTFGTGGGGLISEDGWVWKSGAVRPGGGAAPDAIKIGDRYLVGYSATGGGLGGGHAGRILTMWNKTLDPNSPDFAYSEPIEVAHSEYDEDCDAIDVGFLMDANGRLFCTYGTYFGNIRQVELDPATGGLKEGSKPIDVAIDCEASSMMYRDGWYYLLGTHGTCCDGANSTYNIIVGRSRSPYGPFLDNVGRDMLQGGGKMVVAAEERRFGAGHFGRYIVEPGVEKMSFHWEADLDLSGRSTLAIRPILWNNGWPEAGEVLQDGNYKILSRRRGYALELAVDFVRTAGGMRGFFGRQDETIVVIENQKLEEVSEGWPAGNIPARANDYMARPHQKWTIEAVPEAGGYLGGPYYKIVIEGTNRALAAAEGAEVVTVPEFTGADEQLWQIEQLTDGTWRIMPKAIPGCSERLCLYSVADSTPTLAKFDFNNDNAKWDIKLR, encoded by the coding sequence ATGAAAACCAGAAATATCCTTCTCGCGGGCGCTTTCGCCCTTGTAAGCATGTCTGCAGCCGCCCAGGTGGGCGCTCCCTATATCCATGACCCGAGCACGATCGCCGAATGCGACGGCAAGTACTACACCTTCGGCACCGGTGGCGGTGGCCTGATCTCCGAAGACGGTTGGGTGTGGAAGAGCGGCGCCGTCCGTCCCGGCGGCGGCGCGGCCCCGGACGCCATCAAGATCGGCGACCGTTACCTCGTCGGCTACAGCGCCACGGGCGGCGGCCTGGGCGGCGGTCACGCCGGCCGCATCCTCACGATGTGGAACAAGACCCTCGACCCCAACTCCCCGGACTTCGCCTATTCCGAGCCCATCGAGGTCGCGCATTCCGAGTATGACGAGGACTGCGACGCCATCGACGTCGGCTTCCTGATGGACGCCAACGGCCGTCTCTTCTGCACCTACGGCACCTACTTCGGCAACATCCGCCAGGTCGAGCTCGATCCCGCCACGGGCGGCCTTAAGGAAGGCAGCAAGCCCATTGATGTGGCCATTGACTGCGAGGCTTCCTCGATGATGTACCGCGACGGCTGGTACTACCTGCTCGGCACGCACGGCACCTGCTGCGACGGCGCCAACTCCACCTACAACATCATCGTCGGCCGTTCCCGCAGCCCGTACGGCCCGTTCCTCGACAACGTGGGCCGCGACATGCTGCAGGGTGGCGGTAAGATGGTCGTCGCCGCAGAAGAGCGCCGCTTCGGCGCCGGTCACTTCGGCCGCTACATCGTGGAGCCGGGCGTCGAGAAGATGTCCTTCCACTGGGAGGCCGACCTCGACCTGAGCGGCCGCAGCACGCTCGCCATCCGCCCGATCCTCTGGAACAACGGCTGGCCCGAGGCCGGCGAGGTCCTCCAGGACGGCAACTACAAGATCCTCTCCCGCCGTCGCGGCTACGCCCTTGAGCTCGCCGTCGACTTCGTCCGCACCGCAGGCGGCATGCGCGGCTTCTTCGGCCGTCAGGACGAGACCATCGTCGTGATCGAGAACCAGAAGCTTGAGGAAGTGTCCGAAGGCTGGCCGGCCGGCAACATCCCCGCCCGCGCCAACGACTACATGGCCCGTCCCCACCAGAAGTGGACGATCGAGGCTGTTCCCGAGGCCGGCGGCTATCTCGGCGGCCCGTACTACAAGATCGTGATCGAAGGCACCAACCGCGCCCTTGCGGCCGCCGAAGGCGCCGAGGTCGTGACCGTGCCGGAGTTCACCGGCGCCGACGAGCAGCTCTGGCAGATCGAGCAGCTCACCGACGGCACCTGGCGCATCATGCCGAAGGCCATCCCCGGCTGCAGCGAGCGCCTCTGCCTCTATTCGGTGGCCGACAGCACGCCGACCCTCGCCAAGTTCGACTTCAACAACGACAACGCCAAGTGGGACATCAAGCTCCGCTAG
- a CDS encoding phosphate transport system substrate-binding protein: protein MKRNFRYLLLAALAVCSCTKSDRQFVFADPDEVQNFRIEGLTLDNFPFVDCSTSTSPLRDIVMYNLLDIPYSWGKNLISGAEYWLYFDLPEGMESGSPEYEAFVDRLYDLRQYSGSHEAYVNLIDGVTDVIIDSRDISRNEEVYAREKGVAYQTKPLAWDALVFIVHPQNRVKSLTQKQIRDIYAGRITNWKQVGGADHEIHPYMRNADSGSQEKMETLVMHGEAMADRPEMIGGGMMSPYYSIEADEWGIGYTPYYYCERMVGDLRHVKVLAVDKVYPSAYSILGGVKEEAGGYPYVTSIYAAVRRDPAPDPLAEQLYDWLSTPAAKDLIDESGYISRRSHALGE, encoded by the coding sequence ATGAAAAGAAACTTCCGTTATCTGCTGCTTGCCGCCCTCGCCGTCTGTTCCTGCACCAAGAGCGACAGGCAATTCGTCTTCGCCGACCCCGATGAAGTCCAGAACTTCCGGATCGAGGGCTTGACGCTGGACAATTTCCCGTTCGTCGACTGCTCGACGAGTACCTCGCCCCTGCGGGACATCGTGATGTACAATCTGCTGGATATCCCGTATTCCTGGGGCAAGAACTTGATTTCCGGTGCGGAGTACTGGTTGTATTTCGATCTTCCGGAAGGGATGGAAAGCGGCTCGCCCGAGTATGAAGCCTTCGTGGACAGGCTCTACGACCTGCGGCAGTACAGCGGCTCGCACGAGGCTTATGTCAACCTGATCGACGGCGTCACGGACGTGATCATCGACTCGCGCGACATCTCGCGCAACGAGGAGGTGTACGCCCGGGAGAAAGGGGTGGCGTACCAGACAAAGCCCCTTGCCTGGGACGCCCTGGTCTTCATCGTCCATCCGCAGAACCGCGTCAAGTCTCTGACGCAGAAGCAGATCCGTGACATCTATGCGGGCCGGATCACCAACTGGAAACAGGTCGGCGGCGCGGACCACGAGATCCATCCGTACATGCGGAACGCGGACTCCGGCAGCCAGGAGAAGATGGAAACCCTGGTCATGCATGGGGAGGCGATGGCCGACCGGCCGGAGATGATCGGCGGCGGCATGATGTCGCCCTATTATTCGATCGAGGCGGACGAATGGGGCATCGGCTACACGCCGTATTACTATTGCGAACGGATGGTCGGCGACCTGCGCCATGTGAAGGTCCTGGCCGTGGACAAGGTGTACCCGTCGGCGTACTCCATCCTGGGCGGGGTGAAGGAAGAAGCGGGCGGCTACCCTTACGTGACGAGCATCTATGCCGCCGTCCGCCGCGATCCGGCCCCCGACCCGCTCGCGGAGCAGCTCTATGACTGGCTGTCCACGCCGGCGGCCAAGGACCTCATCGACGAGAGCGGATACATCTCCCGGAGGAGCCACGCGCTCGGGGAATGA
- a CDS encoding Outer membrane protein beta-barrel domain-containing protein, translating into MSNGMNKDWMDALREKSLAEGVPPSPASWEVVGRRVRRAAAIRRAGIAAVAAVPVAALLLWAPWHRPAQSVPAGPAVTQVAPAPDTSAAPAPVVPEVAPAAPARANEKPRSHKLTLSAGGTRLAAAEPAVSEPAVSVPAGPDLPDDASVVIGNGTPDPSPAVIPDKAPVLLSDSEESAPDEPFDESVFREDARPRRARISVGFRGGADMTHRQANVGAEKYPNLVAMNIANTLDPRMLEYAKSNSAGDLYGYFLDNGLINYHTDNAFGASHFRHDLPITLGLSVRADLTPRIGLESGLEYSYLHSVESLGVQTLDQRLHFIGIPVRADVRLWSSDRFALYAGLGAKVEKCVYAVLGKVQSDEKKFQWSSEVFAGAQYRLGPRVQLYFQPELSCYFTRTDLPTSRTENPLSFSLHAGLRFEL; encoded by the coding sequence ATGAGCAACGGTATGAATAAGGATTGGATGGATGCCCTCCGGGAGAAAAGCCTCGCGGAGGGTGTGCCTCCTTCTCCCGCGAGTTGGGAGGTGGTGGGCCGGCGCGTGCGCCGGGCGGCCGCCATCCGCCGCGCGGGGATCGCCGCCGTCGCAGCGGTGCCCGTTGCCGCGCTCCTGCTCTGGGCGCCCTGGCACCGCCCTGCGCAGTCCGTCCCTGCCGGGCCGGCCGTGACGCAGGTCGCCCCGGCGCCCGACACGTCGGCCGCCCCCGCTCCCGTCGTCCCTGAGGTCGCCCCGGCCGCCCCGGCCCGGGCAAACGAAAAGCCCCGTTCCCACAAACTGACCCTGTCTGCCGGCGGCACGCGGCTCGCCGCCGCCGAACCTGCCGTCTCTGAGCCGGCCGTTTCTGTCCCCGCCGGGCCGGACCTTCCCGACGACGCCTCTGTCGTCATCGGGAACGGCACGCCCGATCCTTCCCCGGCCGTCATCCCCGACAAAGCCCCTGTCCTTCTGAGCGACAGCGAAGAATCTGCTCCCGACGAGCCCTTCGACGAGAGCGTCTTCCGGGAGGACGCCCGGCCGCGGCGCGCCCGCATCTCGGTCGGCTTCCGGGGCGGCGCCGACATGACGCACCGCCAGGCGAACGTCGGTGCGGAGAAGTATCCCAACCTGGTGGCGATGAACATCGCCAACACCCTCGATCCCCGGATGCTCGAGTATGCCAAATCCAATTCGGCCGGAGACCTGTACGGCTATTTCCTCGATAATGGATTGATAAACTATCATACCGACAACGCGTTCGGCGCTTCGCATTTCCGCCACGACCTGCCCATCACCCTGGGGCTTTCCGTCCGGGCGGACCTGACGCCCCGCATCGGTCTGGAGAGTGGCCTGGAGTACTCGTATCTCCATTCCGTCGAAAGCCTCGGCGTCCAGACCCTGGACCAGCGGCTCCATTTCATCGGCATTCCGGTCCGGGCGGATGTCCGGCTCTGGTCCAGTGACCGGTTCGCGCTTTACGCCGGCCTGGGCGCCAAGGTGGAGAAATGCGTCTATGCCGTCCTGGGCAAGGTCCAGTCCGACGAGAAGAAGTTCCAGTGGTCCTCCGAGGTCTTCGCCGGTGCCCAGTACCGGCTCGGGCCGCGGGTCCAGCTCTATTTCCAGCCGGAGCTGTCCTGTTATTTCACCCGCACGGACCTGCCGACCAGCCGTACGGAAAACCCGTTGAGCTTTTCGCTCCACGCGGGCCTTCGATTCGAGTTATGA
- a CDS encoding UDP-N-acetylmuramate dehydrogenase, translating to MRIQLNYDLSAQNTFRMKVSCACYVEYETVKELEGLNFDRLPQPLLHIGAGSNLLFTGDFPGTVLHSNIEFIKYVDLGLDEVPVIVGAGVVWDHFVAETCRHGLWGAENLSLIPGEVGAAAVQNIGAYGVEAKDLISGVVCFDLQERKKVKFSREECRYGYRDSLFKQPEFRGRYVVTSVLFRLSRKHNPRLEYKGVREALGGKDPVTPQEVREAIVRIRRQKLPDPEEIGSAGSFFKNPVVSREDFGRISPDGTAPHFDLPDGSVKVPAAWMIDQSGFKGASEGGAAVYDRQPLVIVNQSGEATPQEVLALEQRIINGVRERFGVTLHPEVEHI from the coding sequence GTGAGGATCCAGTTGAACTACGACCTGAGCGCGCAGAACACTTTCCGGATGAAGGTGTCCTGCGCGTGCTATGTCGAGTACGAGACTGTCAAGGAGCTCGAAGGGCTCAATTTCGACCGCCTCCCGCAGCCGCTGCTGCACATCGGCGCGGGGAGCAACCTCCTGTTCACGGGAGATTTTCCGGGCACGGTGCTGCATTCCAACATCGAGTTCATCAAATACGTCGACCTGGGGCTGGACGAAGTGCCGGTAATCGTCGGCGCGGGCGTGGTCTGGGACCACTTCGTGGCCGAGACCTGCCGCCACGGCCTCTGGGGCGCCGAGAACCTCTCGCTCATTCCGGGCGAGGTCGGCGCCGCCGCCGTGCAGAACATCGGCGCCTATGGCGTCGAGGCCAAGGACCTCATCTCCGGGGTCGTCTGCTTCGACCTGCAGGAGCGCAAGAAGGTCAAGTTCTCCCGCGAGGAGTGCCGCTACGGCTACCGCGATTCGCTGTTCAAGCAGCCCGAATTCCGCGGCCGCTACGTCGTCACGAGCGTGCTTTTCCGGCTCAGCCGCAAGCACAACCCGCGCCTCGAATACAAGGGCGTGCGGGAGGCGCTCGGCGGCAAGGACCCCGTGACCCCGCAGGAGGTGCGCGAGGCCATCGTCCGCATCCGCCGGCAGAAGCTCCCCGATCCCGAGGAGATCGGCAGCGCCGGCAGCTTCTTCAAGAATCCGGTCGTCAGCAGGGAGGACTTCGGGCGCATCTCGCCCGACGGGACTGCCCCGCACTTCGACCTGCCGGACGGCAGCGTCAAGGTCCCGGCGGCCTGGATGATCGACCAGAGCGGCTTCAAGGGCGCGTCCGAGGGGGGCGCGGCCGTCTATGACAGGCAGCCGCTGGTCATCGTCAACCAGAGCGGCGAAGCCACCCCGCAGGAGGTGCTCGCGCTCGAGCAGAGAATCATCAACGGGGTGCGGGAACGCTTCGGCGTGACCCTGCATCCGGAAGTGGAGCACATATGA
- a CDS encoding translation elongation factor 2 (EF-2/EF-G): MKDYSTKDIRNVALLGATKSGKTTLAEAMLFEGKVIDRRGTIEDKNTISDNDELEKLNQRSIYATPLYAEFMNAKINIIDTPGSDDFIGGAYAAFRVCESGVLVINAQQGVEVGTENFLRLADSKKLPLVIAINQLDGEKADWDNIQNSIKESFGNKGVYVQFPVNVGPSFDGFVDVLKMKYYHFKDANGTREDLEIPASLADMAEEYRGALIEKAAEFDDTLMEKFFEEGVLTEDEIRKGLNLGIAAGEAYPIFCVSAKKDIGVKRLLEFTKNVAPAPDVKEGGAPSLFIYKNDVEQHLGEVSYFKVMSGSITAGLDLEDPATGNKERLSAIYAVAGVKKEPVNTLHAGDFGCAVKLKNGRSNTTLSLPGSNIIYDKIQYPAPKYRCAIKAKVQQDEQKLGDALKRIASTDPTVIVEYSKELRQTILSGNGEQHINIVKWMLNNEYKLDVELFAPKVPYRETITKVACAQYRHKKQSGGAGQFGEVHLLVCPAEGELNTKFMINGKETQLNIKTQDITDLEWGGKLEFYNCVVGGAIDLSFMPAILKGIKERMVEGPLTGSYARDIRVFVYDGKMHPVDSKEIAFIIAGRNAFREAFRNAGPKILEPIYNVEVMTPADYQGSVMSDLQNRRGVLGEMGADKGFAILKARVPLAELYRYSTSLSSLTAGSATFTMEFADYQPVPGDVQTKLLAEYAAAEKDED; this comes from the coding sequence ATGAAAGATTATTCTACCAAAGACATCCGCAACGTGGCCCTGCTTGGAGCCACCAAATCCGGTAAGACCACGCTTGCAGAAGCCATGCTCTTTGAGGGCAAGGTGATTGACCGCAGAGGTACCATCGAGGACAAGAACACCATCTCCGACAACGACGAACTCGAGAAGCTCAACCAGCGCTCCATCTACGCGACGCCGCTGTACGCCGAGTTCATGAACGCCAAGATCAATATCATCGACACCCCGGGTTCCGACGACTTCATCGGCGGCGCCTATGCAGCCTTCAGGGTCTGCGAGAGCGGCGTGCTCGTGATCAACGCCCAGCAGGGCGTCGAGGTCGGCACGGAGAACTTCCTGCGCCTGGCTGACAGCAAGAAGCTGCCTTTGGTAATCGCCATCAACCAGCTCGACGGCGAGAAGGCCGACTGGGACAACATCCAGAACTCCATCAAGGAGTCCTTCGGCAACAAGGGCGTCTATGTCCAGTTCCCGGTCAACGTCGGCCCCAGCTTCGACGGTTTCGTGGATGTCCTCAAGATGAAATACTACCACTTCAAGGATGCCAACGGCACCCGCGAAGACCTTGAGATTCCCGCCAGCCTGGCGGACATGGCCGAGGAATACCGCGGCGCCCTCATCGAGAAGGCCGCCGAATTCGACGACACCCTGATGGAGAAGTTCTTCGAGGAGGGCGTCCTCACCGAGGACGAGATCCGCAAGGGCCTCAACCTGGGCATCGCCGCCGGCGAGGCCTACCCGATCTTCTGCGTCAGCGCCAAGAAGGACATCGGCGTGAAGCGCCTGCTCGAGTTCACCAAGAACGTAGCTCCGGCCCCGGACGTCAAGGAAGGCGGCGCCCCGTCCCTGTTCATCTACAAGAACGACGTGGAGCAGCACCTCGGCGAGGTCTCCTACTTCAAGGTGATGAGCGGTTCCATCACCGCCGGCCTGGATCTCGAGGATCCCGCCACCGGCAACAAGGAGCGTCTCTCCGCCATCTACGCCGTCGCCGGCGTCAAGAAGGAGCCCGTCAACACCCTGCACGCAGGCGACTTCGGCTGCGCCGTCAAGCTCAAGAACGGCCGCAGCAACACGACCCTCTCCCTGCCCGGCTCCAACATCATCTACGACAAGATCCAGTATCCGGCTCCCAAGTACCGCTGCGCCATCAAGGCCAAGGTCCAGCAAGACGAGCAGAAGCTCGGCGACGCCCTCAAGCGCATCGCCTCCACGGACCCGACCGTCATCGTCGAGTACTCCAAGGAGCTCCGCCAGACCATCCTCAGCGGCAACGGCGAGCAGCACATCAACATCGTCAAGTGGATGCTGAACAACGAATACAAGCTCGATGTCGAGCTCTTCGCCCCGAAGGTGCCGTACCGCGAGACCATCACCAAGGTGGCCTGCGCCCAGTACCGCCACAAGAAGCAGTCCGGCGGCGCCGGCCAGTTCGGCGAGGTGCACCTGCTGGTCTGCCCGGCCGAGGGTGAGCTCAACACCAAGTTCATGATCAACGGCAAGGAGACCCAGCTCAACATCAAGACCCAGGACATCACCGACCTGGAGTGGGGCGGCAAGCTCGAGTTCTACAACTGCGTCGTCGGTGGCGCCATCGACCTCAGCTTCATGCCGGCCATCCTCAAGGGTATCAAGGAGCGCATGGTCGAGGGCCCGCTCACGGGTTCCTACGCCCGCGACATCCGCGTGTTCGTCTACGACGGCAAGATGCACCCGGTGGACTCCAAGGAAATCGCCTTCATCATCGCCGGCCGCAACGCCTTCCGTGAGGCCTTCCGCAACGCCGGTCCGAAGATCCTCGAGCCGATCTACAACGTCGAGGTCATGACCCCGGCCGACTACCAGGGCTCCGTGATGAGCGACCTGCAGAACCGCCGCGGCGTCCTCGGCGAGATGGGTGCCGACAAGGGCTTCGCCATCCTCAAGGCCCGCGTGCCGCTCGCAGAGCTCTACCGCTATTCCACCTCGCTGAGCTCCCTGACCGCCGGCTCCGCCACCTTCACGATGGAGTTCGCCGACTACCAGCCGGTCCCGGGCGACGTCCAGACCAAGCTCCTCGCGGAATACGCCGCAGCCGAGAAGGACGAGGACTAA
- a CDS encoding UDP-N-acetylglucosamine 1-carboxyvinyltransferase — MSSFVIEGGHRLSGEIHPQGAKNEALEVISAVLLTAEPVTITNVPEILDVKNLIDLLRGMGVGVERRAKGEYTFTANHVNEFYIHSADFVSRCARLRGSVLVVGPLLARFGSAFFPKPGGDKIGRRRVDTHIDGFMRLGAKCAYDTAKRAYNLSSGRAMKGCYMLLDEASVTGTANIVMAAVLSEGTTTIYNAACEPYVQQLCRLLTAMGAQIEGIGSNLLTIHGVKSLHGAEHRILPDMIEVGSFIGMAAITQSELTIKDVSWDNLGIIPECFRRLGVKLEQRGDDIYIPAQKSYEIESFIDGSIMTIADAPWPGLTPDLLSVLLVVATQCKGSVLIHQKMFESRLFFVDKLIDMGAQIILCDPHRAVVIGHDHKIDLRAGRMTSPDIRAGIAMLLAAMSAKGTSTIDNIEQIDRGYEDIESRLNALGAHIERK, encoded by the coding sequence ATGAGCAGTTTTGTCATCGAAGGCGGACACCGCCTCAGCGGCGAGATCCATCCCCAGGGCGCCAAGAACGAAGCCCTGGAGGTGATCAGCGCCGTCCTCCTCACCGCCGAGCCGGTCACCATCACCAACGTCCCGGAGATCCTGGACGTCAAGAACCTGATCGACCTGCTGCGCGGCATGGGCGTGGGCGTGGAGCGCCGCGCCAAAGGGGAGTACACCTTCACGGCGAACCACGTCAACGAGTTCTACATCCACAGCGCCGACTTCGTGTCCCGGTGCGCCCGCCTGCGCGGCTCGGTCCTCGTCGTAGGACCGCTCCTCGCGCGCTTCGGCAGCGCCTTCTTCCCCAAGCCGGGCGGCGACAAGATCGGCCGCCGGCGCGTGGACACCCACATCGACGGCTTCATGCGCCTGGGCGCGAAATGTGCCTACGACACCGCCAAGCGGGCCTACAACCTCTCTTCCGGCCGCGCCATGAAGGGCTGCTACATGCTGCTGGACGAGGCTTCCGTGACCGGCACGGCCAACATCGTGATGGCGGCCGTCCTCTCCGAAGGCACCACCACCATCTACAACGCCGCCTGCGAGCCGTATGTGCAGCAGCTCTGCCGCCTGCTCACCGCAATGGGCGCGCAGATCGAGGGCATCGGCTCCAACCTCCTCACCATCCACGGCGTCAAGAGCCTGCACGGGGCGGAGCACCGCATCCTGCCCGACATGATCGAGGTCGGCTCCTTCATCGGCATGGCCGCGATCACGCAGAGCGAACTGACCATCAAGGACGTGTCCTGGGACAACCTGGGCATCATCCCCGAATGTTTCCGCCGCCTGGGCGTCAAGCTCGAGCAGCGCGGCGACGACATCTATATCCCCGCCCAGAAGAGCTACGAGATCGAATCCTTCATCGACGGCTCCATCATGACCATCGCCGACGCCCCCTGGCCGGGCCTGACCCCGGACCTGCTGAGCGTGCTGCTGGTCGTGGCCACGCAGTGCAAGGGCAGCGTGCTCATCCACCAGAAGATGTTCGAGAGCCGCCTGTTCTTCGTGGACAAGCTGATCGACATGGGCGCGCAGATCATCCTCTGCGACCCGCACCGCGCCGTGGTCATCGGACACGACCACAAGATCGACCTCCGCGCGGGCCGGATGACTTCGCCGGACATCCGCGCCGGCATCGCGATGCTGCTGGCGGCGATGTCCGCCAAAGGCACCTCCACCATCGACAACATCGAGCAGATCGACCGCGGCTACGAAGACATCGAGAGCCGCCTCAATGCGCTCGGAGCCCATATTGAACGCAAATAA